In a genomic window of Streptomyces sp. NBC_01231:
- a CDS encoding ABC transporter permease, translating to MSSATVTTATGRVAALARAELTLFGRSKGMIVAALFVPLVLPFSVRSVVEDMDLADNGLSVGLVLLPGAVGFSLLFAVYSALIGVFVGRREELVLKRLRTGELRDREILAGAALPSVSTGLVQSLILVAGCAALLDLGAPEAPHLVVVGVLLGLVMCASLAAVTASFTRTVESAQVTSLPLMMISMVGSGITVPLELMPDRVATVLELLPLTPVITLVRGGWSGELSLYEALGPVLIALAWTAFGVFAVRRWFRWEPRR from the coding sequence ATGAGCAGCGCGACCGTCACCACTGCGACGGGGCGTGTGGCAGCCCTCGCACGGGCCGAGCTGACCCTGTTCGGCCGCAGCAAGGGCATGATCGTCGCGGCCCTGTTCGTGCCGCTGGTGCTGCCGTTCAGCGTGCGGTCGGTGGTTGAGGACATGGACCTCGCGGACAACGGCCTCAGCGTCGGGCTGGTCCTGCTGCCGGGAGCCGTCGGCTTCTCGCTGCTGTTCGCGGTGTACTCGGCGCTCATCGGGGTCTTCGTCGGGCGGCGCGAGGAACTCGTCCTCAAGCGGCTGCGCACCGGTGAGCTGCGGGACCGGGAGATCCTCGCCGGGGCCGCGCTGCCGTCCGTCAGCACCGGGTTGGTCCAGTCCCTGATCCTGGTGGCGGGCTGTGCCGCGCTACTCGATCTAGGGGCTCCCGAGGCACCTCATCTCGTCGTCGTCGGTGTGCTGTTGGGCCTGGTGATGTGCGCGTCGTTGGCCGCCGTGACGGCGAGCTTCACCCGCACGGTGGAGAGCGCGCAGGTCACCTCGCTGCCGTTGATGATGATCTCGATGGTCGGCTCCGGGATCACCGTCCCGCTGGAGCTGATGCCCGACCGGGTGGCGACGGTGCTCGAACTGCTGCCGCTGACACCGGTGATCACACTCGTGCGCGGCGGGTGGAGCGGTGAGCTGTCGCTCTACGAGGCGCTGGGACCGGTACTGATCGCCCTGGCCTGGACCGCGTTCGGCGTGTTTGCTGTACGACGGTGGTTCCGGTGGGAGCCGCGGCGCTGA
- a CDS encoding histidine kinase, whose protein sequence is MRGPSSWWRRKNTPAKVETYTRWSFHFFAVMEGATAGLTVLSQVNGWLAATLLVLAGVHTVLGGMTASRALDWTRGRRAQPVRLLWLLSAVTAVFAVTAIGIAGRGPEGEHVDSAAGALHSVILAFGAGFISLGVRNRRRVFAIVGGFSAGSAFIAFPMGLPGPAAFFMALMVLLGAGGLAFTAVFSVWLLNAVYELDAARETRARLAVAEERLRFGRDLHDVVGRNLAVIALKGELAVQLARRGRAEAVEQMIEVQRIARESQREVRDVVRGYREADLGVELAGAQWVLTAAGIRCEVTGGEASAFPAEVQSALGWVVREATTNVLRHGDAERCVVVVRVVEELSERCVEELVVEGGPAEERVGQERSADGRRGRRVVLTVENDRARASEGSGGSGLAGLRERLAAVDGALEAGFTETGGFRVVAEVPLTRTVDMSDAAGVSDSAGVSDAAGVSDAVAVSDRAAMGEVTR, encoded by the coding sequence ATGCGGGGGCCGAGCAGCTGGTGGCGGCGCAAGAACACACCGGCGAAGGTGGAGACGTACACGCGGTGGTCGTTTCACTTCTTCGCGGTGATGGAGGGTGCCACGGCCGGGCTCACGGTCCTGAGCCAGGTGAACGGGTGGCTGGCGGCGACGCTGCTGGTGTTGGCAGGTGTGCATACCGTGCTCGGCGGGATGACCGCCTCCCGGGCGCTGGACTGGACGCGAGGGCGTCGCGCGCAGCCCGTGCGGCTGCTGTGGCTGTTGTCCGCTGTCACCGCGGTGTTCGCGGTGACAGCGATCGGGATAGCGGGACGCGGGCCGGAGGGTGAGCACGTCGACAGCGCGGCCGGCGCGCTCCACAGCGTGATCCTGGCCTTCGGCGCCGGCTTCATCTCGCTCGGTGTCCGCAACCGGCGGCGCGTCTTCGCGATCGTCGGGGGCTTCTCGGCGGGCTCCGCCTTCATCGCGTTCCCCATGGGCCTGCCCGGTCCCGCCGCGTTCTTCATGGCGCTCATGGTGCTGTTGGGCGCTGGGGGACTGGCCTTCACCGCTGTCTTCTCCGTCTGGCTCCTCAACGCCGTCTACGAACTCGACGCGGCCCGCGAGACCCGGGCCCGGCTCGCCGTCGCCGAGGAGCGGCTGCGGTTCGGGCGGGATCTGCACGACGTGGTGGGACGCAACCTCGCCGTGATCGCGCTGAAGGGCGAGCTGGCCGTCCAGTTGGCGCGGCGCGGACGGGCCGAGGCGGTGGAGCAGATGATCGAGGTGCAGCGCATCGCGCGGGAGTCGCAGCGCGAGGTGCGGGATGTCGTACGGGGGTACCGGGAGGCCGACCTCGGGGTCGAACTCGCGGGTGCGCAGTGGGTGTTGACGGCAGCGGGGATCCGGTGCGAGGTGACCGGCGGGGAGGCATCCGCATTCCCGGCCGAGGTGCAGTCGGCGCTCGGGTGGGTGGTGCGGGAGGCCACGACCAACGTGCTGCGGCATGGGGATGCGGAGCGGTGCGTGGTGGTGGTGCGGGTGGTGGAGGAGTTGTCGGAGAGGTGCGTGGAGGAGTTGGTGGTGGAGGGGGGACCGGCTGAGGAGCGGGTGGGCCAGGAGCGGTCCGCTGACGGGCGAAGGGGCCGGCGAGTGGTGCTGACCGTGGAGAACGACAGGGCGCGGGCCTCCGAAGGAAGCGGTGGATCGGGGCTGGCGGGGTTGCGGGAGCGGCTGGCGGCGGTGGACGGGGCGTTGGAGGCGGGGTTCACCGAGACCGGGGGATTCCGGGTGGTGGCGGAGGTGCCGTTGACGAGGACGGTGGACATGAGCGACGCGGCGGGTGTGAGTGACTCGGCAGGTGTGAGTGACGCGGCAGGTGTGAGTGACGCGGTGGCTGTGAGTGACAGGGCAGCCATGGGTGAGGTCACGAGATGA
- a CDS encoding response regulator transcription factor, with the protein MTAPVRLLLADDEHLIRGALAALLSLEDDLLVVAEAASGPEALAMALAHKVDVAVLDLQMPGADGVKVATSLRNELPDCRVLIVTSHGRPGHLKRALEAGVRGFVPKTVSAQRLAEIIRTVHAGNRYVDPELAADAISAGNSPLTAREAEVLELAADGAPVAEIAERAALSQGTVRNYLSSAVSKLGAENRHTAVRLARERGWV; encoded by the coding sequence ATGACTGCTCCCGTACGGCTCCTGCTCGCCGACGACGAGCATCTGATCCGGGGCGCGCTCGCCGCGCTGCTGTCCCTGGAGGACGATCTGCTGGTCGTGGCCGAGGCGGCCTCCGGGCCGGAAGCGCTGGCGATGGCGTTGGCGCACAAGGTCGACGTCGCCGTACTCGATCTCCAGATGCCGGGGGCGGACGGTGTGAAGGTCGCCACATCCCTGCGGAACGAGCTGCCCGACTGCCGGGTCCTGATCGTGACCAGTCACGGGCGGCCCGGGCATCTGAAGCGGGCCCTGGAGGCGGGGGTGCGCGGGTTCGTCCCGAAGACCGTCAGCGCGCAGCGCCTCGCGGAGATCATCCGCACGGTGCACGCGGGAAACCGGTACGTCGACCCCGAGTTGGCCGCCGACGCGATCTCCGCCGGGAACTCGCCGCTGACCGCCCGGGAGGCGGAGGTGCTGGAGCTCGCCGCCGACGGGGCGCCGGTCGCGGAGATCGCCGAGCGGGCCGCTCTGTCGCAGGGGACCGTGCGGAACTATCTGTCGTCGGCCGTCTCGAAGCTCGGAGCGGAGAACCGTCACACGGCTGTGCGGCTCGCACGCGAGCGAGGTTGGGTATAG
- a CDS encoding phosphoribosylaminoimidazolesuccinocarboxamide synthase: MSGFVEKPEPIQVPGLVHLHTGKVRELYQNEAGDLVMVASDRLSAFDWVLPTEIPDKGRVLTQLSLWWFDQIADLIPNHVLSTDLPAGAPADWAGRTLICTSLQMVPVECVARGYLTGSGLVEYNESRTVCGLALPEGLVDGSELPAPIFTPATKAAVGEHDENVSYEEVARQVGAETAAQLRQATLAVYSRGRDIAQDRGIILADTKFEFGFEGESLVLADEILTPDSSRFWPADQWQPGRAQPSYDKQYVRDWLTSPESGWDRKSELPPPPLPEAVVEATRAKYVEAYERLTGTTWS; this comes from the coding sequence GTGTCCGGATTCGTAGAAAAGCCCGAGCCGATCCAGGTTCCGGGCCTGGTGCACCTGCACACCGGCAAGGTGCGCGAGCTGTACCAGAACGAGGCGGGCGACCTCGTGATGGTCGCCAGCGACCGCCTGTCCGCCTTCGACTGGGTGCTGCCGACCGAGATCCCCGACAAGGGCCGCGTCCTCACCCAGCTCTCCCTGTGGTGGTTCGATCAGATCGCCGACCTGATCCCCAACCATGTCCTGAGCACCGACCTGCCCGCCGGCGCCCCCGCCGACTGGGCCGGCCGCACGCTGATCTGCACATCGCTCCAGATGGTCCCGGTGGAGTGCGTGGCCCGCGGCTACCTCACCGGCTCGGGCCTGGTCGAGTACAACGAGTCCCGCACGGTCTGCGGCCTCGCCCTCCCCGAGGGGCTGGTCGACGGCAGCGAACTCCCCGCCCCGATCTTCACCCCGGCCACCAAGGCCGCGGTCGGGGAGCACGACGAGAACGTCTCCTACGAGGAGGTCGCCCGCCAGGTCGGCGCCGAGACCGCCGCCCAGCTGCGCCAGGCCACCCTCGCTGTCTACTCGCGGGGCCGGGACATCGCCCAGGACCGCGGGATCATCCTCGCGGACACCAAGTTCGAGTTCGGCTTCGAGGGGGAGAGCCTGGTCCTCGCGGACGAGATCCTCACCCCGGACTCCTCCCGCTTCTGGCCGGCCGACCAGTGGCAGCCGGGCCGCGCGCAGCCGTCGTACGACAAGCAGTACGTCCGTGACTGGCTGACCTCGCCGGAGTCCGGCTGGGACCGGAAGAGCGAGCTGCCCCCGCCGCCGCTGCCCGAGGCGGTCGTGGAGGCGACACGGGCCAAGTACGTGGAGGCGTACGAGCGTCTGACGGGCACGACCTGGAGCTGA
- a CDS encoding phosphoribosylamine--glycine ligase translates to MGSGARPEQIRRWESGALAHAVTDPFGQGPVPWLRGNVTYFDDSGQVVPWYVDPAQQPPPDTTRGAGTGLRRVPAPRSAGGPRSADDVRRQIKGFTSTGAVAPGEAVDFHITVDPPQEFAVDIYRIGHYGGDGAAKITTSPRLPGIVQPPPLTADRTVSCHHWWLSWRLQIPSYWSVGAYVAVLTTVDGYRSHIPFTVRHDHPADLLLLLPDVTWQAYNLYPEDGRTGASLYHAWDEEGRLLGESDAATTVSFDRPYAGAGLPLHVGHAYDFIRWAERYGYDLAYADARDLHAGHIDPTRYRGLVFPGHDEYWSANMRRTVERARDHGTSLVFLSANSLYWQVELSPSPSGVPDRLLTCRKRRGPGKPVLWREIDRPEQHLVGIQYAGHVPEPSPLVVRNADHWLWEATGAHEGDEIEGLVAGEADRYFPRAPLPEHDERILLAHSPYTDREGVVRHQETSLYRAPSGALVFASGTFAWAPSLDRPGHVDTRVQRATANLIDRICKHD, encoded by the coding sequence ATGGGATCGGGAGCGCGACCGGAGCAGATCCGCCGCTGGGAGTCGGGAGCACTCGCGCACGCCGTGACGGATCCCTTCGGGCAGGGTCCCGTCCCCTGGCTCCGCGGCAACGTGACGTACTTCGACGACTCCGGCCAGGTCGTCCCTTGGTACGTGGACCCGGCCCAGCAGCCGCCCCCCGACACGACCCGGGGTGCCGGCACCGGCCTCCGCCGTGTCCCCGCCCCCCGAAGTGCCGGAGGCCCCCGCTCCGCCGACGACGTCCGCCGCCAGATCAAGGGCTTCACCTCCACCGGCGCGGTCGCCCCCGGCGAGGCCGTCGACTTCCACATCACCGTCGATCCGCCTCAGGAATTCGCCGTCGACATCTACCGCATCGGCCACTACGGCGGTGACGGCGCCGCCAAGATCACCACCAGTCCCCGGCTGCCCGGCATCGTCCAGCCGCCGCCTCTCACGGCCGACCGCACGGTCTCCTGTCACCACTGGTGGCTGTCCTGGCGCCTGCAGATCCCGTCGTACTGGAGCGTCGGAGCGTATGTCGCCGTCCTCACCACCGTCGACGGCTACCGCTCGCACATCCCCTTCACCGTCCGTCACGACCACCCGGCGGACCTGCTGCTCCTGCTGCCCGACGTGACCTGGCAGGCGTACAACCTCTACCCGGAGGACGGCCGCACCGGTGCCAGCCTCTACCACGCCTGGGACGAGGAGGGACGGCTGCTCGGGGAGTCCGACGCGGCGACGACGGTCTCCTTCGACCGCCCGTACGCGGGCGCCGGCCTCCCCCTGCACGTCGGCCACGCCTACGACTTCATCCGCTGGGCCGAGCGCTACGGGTACGACCTCGCCTACGCCGACGCCCGCGACCTGCACGCCGGGCACATCGACCCCACCCGCTACCGCGGCCTGGTCTTCCCCGGCCACGACGAGTACTGGTCGGCGAACATGCGCCGCACCGTCGAGCGGGCCCGCGACCACGGCACCTCCCTCGTCTTCCTCTCCGCCAACTCCCTCTACTGGCAGGTGGAGTTGAGCCCCTCACCGTCCGGCGTCCCGGACCGCCTGCTCACCTGCCGCAAACGCCGAGGGCCGGGCAAACCCGTGCTGTGGCGCGAGATCGACCGCCCGGAGCAGCACCTGGTCGGCATCCAGTACGCCGGCCATGTACCCGAACCCAGCCCCCTGGTCGTCCGCAACGCCGACCACTGGCTGTGGGAGGCGACCGGCGCGCACGAGGGCGACGAGATCGAGGGCCTGGTCGCCGGCGAGGCCGACCGCTACTTCCCGCGCGCCCCGCTGCCCGAGCACGACGAGCGCATCCTGCTCGCCCACTCCCCGTACACGGATCGTGAGGGCGTGGTCCGTCACCAGGAGACCTCCCTCTACCGGGCCCCCTCCGGGGCGCTGGTCTTCGCGTCCGGGACGTTCGCCTGGGCACCCTCACTGGACCGGCCGGGCCACGTCGACACCCGGGTCCAGCGCGCCACCGCGAACCTCATCGACCGCATCTGCAAACACGACTGA
- the purD gene encoding phosphoribosylamine--glycine ligase translates to MKVLVIGSGAREHALCHSLSLDPDVTALHCAPGNAGIAGIAELHRVDALDGAAVSALATRLGADLVVVGPEAPLVAGVADAVSSAGIPVFGPSKEAAQLEGSKAFAKEIMAAAEVPTARSYVCTSPEEVDAALDAFGAPYVVKDDGLAAGKGVVVTSDVEAAKAHANSCERVVIEEFLDGPEVSLFAITDGATVLPLQPAQDFKRALDGDEGPNTGGMGAYSPLPWADPKLVDEVMETVLQPTVDEMRRRGTPFSGLLYAGLAITSRGVRVIEFNARFGDPETQVVLARLKTPLAGVLLAAATSNLADLEPLRWSEDAAVTVVVASHNYPGTPRTGDPITGLAEVATEDAPHAYVLHAGTRQDGDAVLSAGGRVLSVTATGKDLSEARERAYRAVGRVRLDGSQHRTDIAAKAASDAAAGAGPDA, encoded by the coding sequence GTGAAGGTCCTCGTCATCGGTAGCGGTGCCCGCGAACACGCCCTGTGCCACTCCTTGTCCCTCGATCCCGACGTCACCGCGCTGCACTGCGCCCCCGGCAACGCCGGTATCGCCGGTATCGCCGAGCTGCACCGGGTCGACGCCCTGGACGGCGCCGCCGTCTCCGCGCTGGCCACGCGGCTCGGCGCCGACCTGGTGGTCGTGGGCCCGGAGGCGCCGCTCGTCGCCGGGGTCGCCGACGCCGTGAGCTCGGCCGGGATTCCGGTCTTCGGCCCCTCCAAGGAGGCCGCGCAGCTCGAGGGCTCCAAGGCCTTCGCCAAGGAGATCATGGCCGCGGCGGAGGTACCCACCGCCCGCTCGTACGTCTGTACGAGCCCAGAAGAGGTCGACGCGGCTCTCGACGCCTTCGGCGCTCCGTACGTCGTCAAGGACGACGGACTCGCCGCAGGCAAGGGCGTCGTCGTCACCAGTGACGTCGAGGCGGCCAAGGCGCACGCGAATTCGTGCGAGCGCGTGGTCATCGAGGAGTTCCTCGACGGCCCCGAGGTCTCCCTCTTCGCCATCACCGACGGCGCGACGGTCCTCCCGCTCCAGCCCGCCCAGGACTTCAAGCGCGCGCTCGACGGCGACGAAGGCCCGAACACCGGCGGCATGGGCGCGTACTCCCCGCTGCCGTGGGCGGACCCGAAGCTGGTCGACGAGGTCATGGAGACCGTCCTCCAGCCCACCGTCGACGAGATGCGGCGCCGCGGCACCCCCTTCTCCGGCCTGCTCTACGCCGGCCTCGCGATCACCTCTCGCGGCGTCCGGGTGATCGAGTTCAACGCCCGCTTCGGCGACCCCGAGACCCAGGTCGTGCTGGCCCGTCTGAAGACCCCGCTGGCCGGTGTCCTGCTGGCCGCCGCGACCAGCAACCTCGCCGACCTCGAGCCCCTGCGCTGGAGCGAGGACGCGGCGGTCACCGTGGTCGTGGCCTCGCACAACTACCCCGGCACCCCGCGCACCGGCGACCCGATCACGGGCCTGGCCGAGGTTGCCACCGAGGACGCCCCGCACGCGTACGTCCTGCACGCGGGCACCCGCCAGGACGGTGACGCCGTCCTGAGCGCGGGCGGTCGCGTCCTGTCCGTGACGGCGACCGGCAAGGACCTCTCCGAGGCCCGTGAGCGCGCGTACCGGGCCGTCGGGCGGGTCCGTCTCGACGGTTCCCAGCACCGTACGGACATCGCGGCGAAGGCGGCCTCCGACGCTGCCGCCGGTGCGGGCCCCGACGCCTGA
- a CDS encoding DNA polymerase III subunit gamma and tau produces the protein MSSLALYRRYRPESFAEVIGQEHVTDPLQQALRNNRVNHAYLFSGPRGCGKTTSARILARCLNCEQGPTPTPCGECQSCRDLARNGPGSIDVIEIDAASHGGVDDARELREKAFFGPAGSRYKIYIIDEAHMVTSAGFNALLKVVEEPPEHLKFIFATTEPEKVIGTIRSRTHHYPFRLVPPGTLREYLGEVCGREDIPVADGVLPLVVRAGAGSVRDSMSVMDQLLAGAGADGVTYAMATSLLGYTDGSLLDSVVEAFATGDGAAAFEVVDHIIEGGNDPRRFVADLLERLRDLVILAAVPDAAEKGLIDAPVDVIERMQAQAGTFGAAELSRAADLVNQGLTEMRGANSPRLQLELICARVLLPAAYGDERSVMARLDRIERGVNFSAGGAAPAMGYVPGPEAHAGAAGAAVPMRASAPSGSSGSSGSQVPPGGGAAAARAAVRAAGSGPGTGSANDPNVPAAPPVASPAETPSVPGPSAGQTSGPGSGPPDDGQPGQPQSPGQSPHPVDPPQPQPSHAAPTPATPPGAAAPAAPAPGAWPTAAPAGGARRPGGWPTAAPAGGGRSPAAPNQPASTSAPAPPPAQASPTPAAAPPASAAAGYAPPTDGLDPRTLWPNILEAVKNRRRFTWILLSQNAQVTGFDGTTLQIGFVNAGARDNFAGSGSEDVLRQALVEQFSVQWKIEAIVDPSGGGSAPPAPGGPSGFNGGGGTGSTGYGSGGGGYGGGGGGTTSQRPASPQSPSSAAPASSPSPSSSASSSSSASSGASGSTAARPSASQQSAREAPHPVSIEDDIPEDDDPDLDESALSGYDLIVRELGATVVEEFSNE, from the coding sequence GTGTCGTCTCTCGCGCTGTACCGCCGCTATCGCCCGGAGTCGTTCGCCGAGGTCATCGGGCAGGAGCATGTAACCGACCCGCTGCAGCAGGCGCTGCGAAACAACCGGGTCAATCACGCGTACCTGTTCAGCGGTCCGCGCGGGTGCGGAAAGACGACGAGCGCGCGGATCCTGGCGCGCTGCCTGAACTGCGAGCAGGGGCCGACACCCACGCCCTGCGGGGAGTGCCAGTCGTGCCGTGACCTGGCGCGCAACGGACCGGGCTCCATCGACGTCATCGAGATCGACGCCGCTTCGCACGGTGGTGTGGACGACGCGCGTGAGCTCCGGGAGAAGGCCTTCTTCGGGCCCGCCGGCAGCCGGTACAAGATCTACATCATCGACGAGGCCCACATGGTCACGTCGGCCGGTTTCAACGCGTTGCTCAAGGTCGTCGAGGAGCCCCCGGAGCACCTCAAGTTCATCTTCGCCACCACCGAGCCCGAGAAGGTCATCGGGACCATCCGGTCGCGGACCCACCACTACCCGTTCCGGCTGGTGCCCCCGGGGACGCTGCGCGAGTACCTCGGAGAGGTCTGCGGGCGCGAGGACATCCCCGTCGCGGACGGCGTGCTGCCGCTGGTGGTGCGCGCGGGCGCGGGTTCCGTGCGTGACTCGATGTCCGTCATGGACCAGCTGCTGGCCGGCGCGGGGGCGGACGGCGTGACGTACGCCATGGCGACCTCCCTGCTCGGGTACACCGACGGCTCGCTCCTCGACTCCGTCGTCGAGGCCTTCGCCACCGGTGACGGCGCCGCCGCCTTCGAGGTCGTCGACCACATCATCGAGGGCGGCAACGACCCCCGGAGGTTCGTCGCCGACCTGCTGGAGCGGCTGCGGGACCTGGTGATCCTCGCCGCTGTGCCGGACGCCGCCGAGAAGGGGCTCATCGACGCCCCCGTCGACGTGATCGAGCGGATGCAGGCCCAGGCCGGCACTTTCGGCGCCGCCGAGCTGAGCCGCGCCGCCGACCTCGTCAACCAGGGGCTGACCGAGATGCGCGGCGCCAACTCGCCCCGCCTCCAGCTGGAGCTCATCTGCGCGCGCGTGCTGCTGCCGGCCGCGTACGGCGACGAGCGCTCGGTCATGGCCCGCCTCGACCGCATCGAACGGGGCGTGAACTTCTCCGCGGGCGGCGCCGCCCCCGCCATGGGGTACGTGCCGGGGCCCGAGGCGCACGCGGGAGCGGCGGGGGCTGCGGTGCCGATGCGCGCGTCGGCTCCGTCGGGTTCTTCGGGTTCTTCGGGTTCGCAGGTCCCACCGGGGGGCGGGGCCGCCGCGGCTCGGGCCGCGGTTCGCGCTGCGGGTTCGGGACCTGGTACGGGTTCGGCCAATGATCCGAACGTCCCCGCCGCGCCCCCCGTCGCGTCGCCGGCCGAGACCCCGTCCGTGCCGGGCCCCTCCGCCGGCCAGACATCCGGACCGGGATCCGGCCCTCCCGACGACGGTCAGCCCGGACAGCCTCAGTCACCCGGGCAGTCCCCGCACCCCGTGGACCCTCCGCAGCCCCAGCCGTCCCACGCGGCGCCCACGCCCGCGACGCCACCCGGCGCCGCAGCCCCGGCGGCCCCCGCACCGGGTGCCTGGCCCACCGCGGCCCCGGCGGGCGGCGCTCGACGTCCCGGCGGCTGGCCCACCGCGGCCCCCGCGGGCGGCGGCCGCTCCCCAGCCGCACCGAACCAACCCGCGTCCACATCCGCGCCCGCGCCCCCGCCTGCGCAGGCCTCCCCGACTCCGGCCGCGGCACCGCCCGCCTCGGCCGCCGCCGGTTACGCGCCCCCGACCGACGGCCTCGACCCCCGCACGCTCTGGCCGAACATCCTGGAGGCGGTCAAGAACCGCCGCCGCTTCACCTGGATCCTGCTCAGTCAGAACGCGCAGGTCACCGGCTTCGACGGCACGACCCTCCAGATCGGTTTCGTCAACGCCGGCGCCCGCGACAACTTCGCGGGCAGCGGCAGCGAGGACGTACTGCGGCAAGCACTGGTCGAGCAGTTCAGCGTGCAGTGGAAGATCGAGGCGATCGTCGATCCCTCAGGCGGCGGCTCGGCCCCCCCGGCGCCCGGCGGACCCTCCGGCTTCAATGGCGGCGGAGGCACCGGGTCCACCGGTTACGGCTCGGGCGGCGGTGGCTACGGCGGAGGCGGTGGCGGTACGACCTCGCAGCGCCCGGCGTCCCCGCAGTCCCCGTCGTCCGCCGCCCCCGCGTCTTCCCCGTCCCCCTCCTCGTCCGCATCCTCATCGTCGTCCGCGTCCTCGGGAGCCTCTGGCTCTACGGCCGCCCGCCCTTCCGCCTCTCAGCAGTCCGCCCGCGAAGCACCACACCCGGTCTCCATCGAGGACGACATCCCCGAGGACGACGACCCTGACCTCGACGAGTCGGCCCTCTCCGGCTACGACCTCATCGTCAGGGAGCTGGGAGCGACGGTGGTGGAGGAGTTCTCGAACGAGTAG
- a CDS encoding site-specific integrase has product MAEKKKKGTRRANGESAIYFGADGRWHARVPMGYKDNGEPYRRHITRKTRDDLVEEVRKLEKQRDAGSAQQPGKAWTVEKWLQHWVENIAKPTVSENTYDGYEVAVRVHLVPGVGKHRLDRLQPEHLESLYRRMQANGERKAGTAHQAHRTARTALGEAVRRGYAAKNAAALAKPPRMEEDESEVEPYSVEEVQCLLLEANKRRNSARWMLALALGLRQGETLGLRWSDVDLDNEYLKLRRNRLRPRYEHGCPEASPCGRKAGYCPAKVQVRRETKNTKSRAGRRAVPLPGPLVAMLRAHRETQERERKAAGDLWTESDYVFTKPLGGPLSPNTDYHDWKRLLEDAGVRNARLHDARHTAATVLMLLGVPARVIDQIMGWEPGTSASMRARYLHVPDAMLKDVARKIAEAIWGTPETPAVDKNQDNEG; this is encoded by the coding sequence GTGGCAGAGAAAAAGAAGAAGGGCACCCGCCGCGCCAACGGCGAATCGGCTATCTACTTCGGGGCGGACGGGCGTTGGCATGCTCGCGTGCCGATGGGCTACAAGGACAACGGGGAGCCCTACCGCCGGCACATCACGCGCAAGACGCGCGATGACCTGGTTGAGGAAGTCAGGAAGCTGGAGAAGCAGCGCGACGCGGGTTCGGCGCAACAGCCGGGCAAGGCGTGGACGGTTGAGAAGTGGCTTCAGCACTGGGTGGAGAACATCGCCAAGCCGACCGTCAGTGAGAACACGTACGACGGGTACGAGGTCGCCGTTCGCGTGCACCTCGTGCCCGGTGTCGGCAAGCACCGCCTTGACCGCTTGCAGCCCGAACACCTGGAGAGCCTGTATCGCCGTATGCAGGCGAACGGAGAGCGCAAGGCCGGTACGGCTCACCAGGCCCACCGGACCGCCCGAACCGCACTGGGGGAGGCGGTACGGCGCGGCTACGCGGCGAAGAATGCCGCCGCACTGGCGAAGCCGCCACGGATGGAAGAAGACGAATCCGAGGTTGAGCCCTACTCCGTGGAAGAGGTTCAGTGCCTGTTGCTCGAAGCCAACAAGCGTCGGAACAGCGCCCGTTGGATGCTGGCACTGGCGCTCGGATTGCGGCAGGGCGAGACGCTCGGACTGCGCTGGTCTGACGTCGACCTGGACAACGAGTACCTGAAGCTCCGCCGGAACCGTCTACGACCCCGGTACGAGCACGGGTGCCCAGAAGCCTCACCGTGCGGCCGGAAGGCGGGGTACTGCCCGGCCAAGGTGCAGGTGCGGCGTGAGACCAAGAACACCAAGTCGCGCGCGGGCCGCCGCGCTGTGCCCCTACCGGGTCCGCTGGTCGCCATGCTCCGTGCGCACCGCGAGACGCAAGAGCGGGAGCGTAAGGCGGCCGGCGACCTGTGGACCGAGTCGGACTACGTGTTTACAAAGCCGCTCGGTGGCCCGCTGAGCCCGAACACGGACTATCACGACTGGAAGCGGCTACTGGAAGACGCAGGGGTCCGGAACGCCCGGCTGCACGACGCCCGGCACACGGCCGCCACCGTGCTCATGCTGCTCGGTGTCCCGGCCCGGGTCATCGATCAGATCATGGGGTGGGAGCCGGGCACCTCCGCGAGCATGCGGGCGAGGTACCTGCATGTGCCGGACGCCATGCTCAAGGACGTGGCCCGGAAGATCGCCGAAGCCATCTGGGGAACCCCGGAGACACCCGCTGTGGACAAAAACCAGGACAACGAGGGCTGA
- a CDS encoding helix-turn-helix domain-containing protein: MDEPTTLPLAPAEDPTLVLLTVEEAARRLRVGRTTCYGLIRSGELESIDIGRLRRVPADAPAAYLARRRAARRAA; this comes from the coding sequence GTGGACGAACCCACCACCCTCCCCCTCGCCCCCGCCGAAGACCCGACCTTGGTTCTCCTCACCGTCGAGGAAGCCGCCCGCCGACTCCGCGTCGGCCGCACCACGTGCTACGGGCTCATCCGCTCAGGAGAGCTGGAGTCCATCGACATCGGTCGTCTCCGCCGTGTCCCCGCCGACGCGCCGGCCGCGTACCTCGCCCGTCGACGCGCGGCCCGACGAGCCGCTTGA